One Setaria viridis chromosome 3, Setaria_viridis_v4.0, whole genome shotgun sequence DNA window includes the following coding sequences:
- the LOC117850476 gene encoding dolabradiene synthase KSL4, chloroplastic yields the protein MASLRHASPHRPLLHGHQSSNVLGRNTQLFQRSRMHRAVLAARSGDSDGVAGREKLLELEDRIRKELLNAGEPSPSSYDTAWTAMVPAPGSPQAPRFPRCVDWILRNQRADGSWGPAGDSSEPSLGKDVLSSTLACVLALRTFGVGDEHVGKGLRFIGHNSSFVTNDKCDTPAGFNVIFPGMLARGLGMGLEIPLAPGDIDSILRLRDTELKSMGSGSKAFMAYVAEGLGSLLDWDQARAYQRKNGSFFNSPATTAAAAIHNHNGRALDYLDSLISKFGSSVPTVYPRNMYSQLRVVDTLEKMGISPSFSSEINNILEMIYSSWLANDEEIMLDMTTCAMAFRLLRLHGYDIASEWLAQFSEESSFHESVQGHLNDTEALLELYKASQVQIMEDEAILENIGSWSAELLKQQQCSNRISRSVDPAEVEHVLKFPFYATLDRLEHRWNIEHFKAGGFQMLKSAYRAYHADEEIVALAADEFHSSQALYQQELQHLQSWVKEVRLDELEFARIMPLHTLFSAASTMFAAGLSEARMAWSKMCVLTTAMDDLFDTVGSKEELENLVTLIDMWDAHEEAGFCSERVEIVFRAIYDTSNQVGAQAAVVHNRSVIGHITELWAEAATAMMAEAEWRMTGHVPSMEEYMAVALPSFVLGPIVPVSAYLVGTELPEAAVRCPEYGELFRHMSVCGRLVNDLRSYEREAAQGKVNSVLLLAADPPRSGGDLEASKREVRSAIEASRRELLRLVVGEDGGAVPRPCRRLFWNMSKVVHLFYMEGDGYASPKEMMRAANAVVLDPLRRLPGR from the exons ATGGCGTCCTTGAGGCACGCCTCACCTCATCGGCCCCTCCTCCATGGGCACCAATCCTCCAATGTTCTTGGCCGCAACACTCAGCTGTTCCAGCGATCACGAATGCATCGGGCCGTACTTGCCGCGCGTAgcggcgacagcgacggcgTAGCAGGAAGGGAGAAGCTACTGGAACTGGAAGACAGGATCAGGAAGGAGCTCCTCAACGCCGGCGAGCCATCGCCATCGTCCTACGACACGGCATGGACCGCCATggtgccggcgccggggtcacCGCAAGCGCCGCGCTTCCCGCGGTGCGTGGACTGGATCCTTCGGAACCAGCGCGCCGACGGGTcgtgggggccggccggcgactCCAGCGAGCCCTCGCTTGGCAAGGACGTGCTCTCGTCGACGCTGGCGTGCGTGCTCGCTCTCAGGACGTTTGGCGTCGGCGATGAGCACGTCGGGAAAG GCCTCCGTTTCATCGGGCACAACTCGTCCTTTGTGACGAACGACAAGTGCGACACGCCGGCAGGGTTCAACGTCATCTTCCCCGGCATGCTAGCGCGCGGCCTCGGTATGGGGCTGGAGATCCCTCTGGCCCCTGGTGACATTGACAGCATCCTCCGACTGCGTGACACGGAGCTAAAAAG CATGGGTTCTGGAAGTAAAGCTTTCATGGCCTATGTAGCAGAAGGTTTGGGTAGCTTGCTAGACTGGGATCAGGCGAGGGCGTACCAGAGGAAGAACGGGTCCTTCTTCAACTCACCGGCAACAACGGCGGCAGCTGCGATCCACAACCATAACGGGAGAGCGCTGGACTACTTGGATTCCCTCATCAGCAAGTTCGGCAGCTCAG TACCTACTGTTTATCCACGGAACATGTACTCCCAGCTTCGCGTGGTGGACACCTTGGAAAAGATGGGAATCTCTCCGAGCTTTTCCAGTGAAATAAACAACATACTTGAGATGATATACAG CTCCTGGCTGGCCAATGATGAGGAGATAATGCTGGACATGACGACATGCGCAATGGCGTTCCGCCTCCTTCGTTTGCACGGATATGATATTGCATCCG AATGGTTGGCCCAGTTCAGCGAAGAATCTAGTTTCCATGAATCAGTACAAGGGCATCTGAATGATACCGAAGCGTTGCTGGAATTGTACAAAGCTTCACAGGTTCAGATCATGGAGGACGAGGCGATCCTTGAAAACATCGGTTCTTGGTCAGCTGAACTTCTGAAGCAGCAACAATGTTCCAACAGGATATCAAGATCTGTAGACCCTGCAGAG GTAGAACATGTGCTGAAATTCCCCTTCTACGCCACCCTAGACCGGCTGGAACACAGGTGGAACATTGAACATTTCAAGGCAGGGGGCTTCCAGATGCTAAAATCAGCATACCG TGCTTATCACGCAGATGAAGAAATTGTAGCTCTAGCTGCCGATGAGTTCCATTCCTCCCAGGCTTTGTACCAACAAGAGCTTCAGCACCTCCAGAG CTGGGTGAAAGAGGTGAGGCTGGACGAGCTCGAGTTCGCACGAATAATGCCGCTGCACACCCTCTTCTCCGCTGCTTCCACCATGTTCGCTGCCGGGCTATCCGAGGCTCGCATGGCATGGAGCAAGATGTGCGTGCTGACGACTGCCATGGACGACCTCTTCGACACCGTGGGATCCAAGGAGGAGCTCGAGAACCTCGTCACCTTGATCGACAT GTGGGACGCACACGAAGAAGCTGGCTTCTGCTCCGAGCGCGTGGAGATCGTTTTCCGCGCCATCTACGACACGAGCAACCAGGTCGGAGCGCAGGCCGCGGTGGTGCACAACCGAAGCGTCATCGGCCACATCACCGAGCTT tgggcggaggcggcgacggcgatgatGGCGGAGGCGGAGTGGAGGATGACCGGGCACGTCCCGTCCATGGAGGAGTACATGGCGGTGGCGCTGCCGTCGTTCGTGCTGGGCCCGATCGTCCCCGTGTCTGCCTACCTCGTCGGGACGGAGCTGCCGGAGGCCGCGGTGCGGTGCCCGGAGTACGGCGAGCTGTTCCGGCACATGAGCGTGTGCGGACGCCTCGTGAACGACCTCCGGTCGTAcgagagggaggcggcgcaggggaAGGTCAACAGCGTCCTGCTGCTGGCCGCCGATCCTCCTcgcagcggcggcgacctcgAGGCGTCGAAGAGGGAGGTGAGGAGCGCCATCGAGGCatccaggagggagctcctgaGGCTGGTGGTTGGAGAGGATGGGGGCGCGGTGCCACGGCCGTGCAGGAGGCTGTTCTGGAACATGAGCAAGGTTGTTCACCTGTTTTACATGGAGGGAGACGGCTATGCGTCTCCCAAGGAGATGATGCGCGCGGCGAACGCGGTGGTGCTCGACCCGCTGCGGCGGCTGCCGGGAAGATGA